In Psychrobacter immobilis, a single genomic region encodes these proteins:
- a CDS encoding TRAP transporter substrate-binding protein: MKIKTPLGILFAASIAMTGCSNNDQAVSADVDTGDVTTLRFSHFMTANDNINTEALQPWAKKIEEESKGRLKIEIYPSATLSKPGATYDATAKGIVDIGMQAQGYTAGRFPLTQIVELPGITNTAQQQSCILHKLYDEGVIKNEYEDTHLLALIGTGQGALHTVDKPIRTPADMKGLRIRQPSAVASHIIEATGAAPVGMPASDTYTSLQRGVIDGLSFTWQPIQAFRLDELINTHTNIPFYNSTFVISMNKEKYDNLPDDLKKVIDDNSGPEMAARVSKVFDVSNAKAMAAAKEKGDIMIDIPDPLNDPDWKGPLMEGSQHYLDEVNATGLDANNVYEKAKAASSACLV, translated from the coding sequence ATGAAAATAAAAACCCCTTTAGGAATACTCTTCGCTGCCTCGATTGCGATGACTGGCTGCTCCAATAACGATCAAGCGGTCAGCGCTGATGTAGATACAGGCGATGTAACTACTCTAAGATTCTCACACTTTATGACTGCCAATGACAACATAAACACCGAAGCATTGCAGCCATGGGCAAAGAAAATCGAAGAAGAATCAAAAGGCCGCTTAAAGATTGAGATCTACCCTTCGGCTACTCTTAGCAAACCGGGCGCTACCTATGATGCTACCGCGAAAGGTATTGTTGATATTGGTATGCAAGCGCAAGGATATACAGCAGGGCGATTTCCTTTAACTCAAATTGTAGAGCTGCCAGGTATCACCAATACTGCACAGCAGCAGAGCTGCATACTTCATAAACTGTATGACGAGGGTGTCATTAAAAATGAGTACGAAGATACTCACCTGCTAGCGCTGATAGGCACTGGACAAGGTGCGCTGCATACCGTAGATAAGCCTATTCGCACGCCAGCTGATATGAAAGGTTTGCGTATTCGCCAACCTTCTGCGGTTGCCAGTCATATTATCGAAGCGACTGGCGCTGCACCCGTTGGCATGCCTGCCAGTGATACTTATACTTCCCTTCAACGCGGTGTCATTGATGGACTTAGCTTTACTTGGCAGCCCATTCAAGCATTTCGTCTTGATGAGTTAATCAATACGCACACCAACATTCCTTTTTATAACTCTACTTTTGTTATCAGCATGAATAAAGAGAAATACGACAATTTGCCCGATGATCTCAAAAAAGTGATTGATGACAATTCAGGGCCGGAGATGGCAGCACGTGTCTCCAAAGTATTTGACGTCAGTAACGCCAAAGCAATGGCTGCCGCTAAAGAAAAAGGCGATATCATGATCGATATCCCTGACCCACTCAATGACCCAGACTGGAAAGGTCCATTAATGGAAGGCTCGCAGCACTATCTAGATGAAGTCAATGCCACTGGTCTAGATGCTAATAATGTATACGAAAAAGCAAAAGCTGCCAGTAGCGCCTGTCTCGTTTAA
- a CDS encoding IclR family transcriptional regulator yields MPSKLLIEQNMPAAESPLDNPVTTNKSQSGVQSLEIGLSVLDVLIDHNEPMMLKDIAQVMQMHPAKCHRYLVSLIRKNYARKLDDGRYGLGDRVNTLAALGHSGFSQNNILERLTHIANEIKDTLNCGVQIAKWFSEGPIIIQSVEPDSPISIITRIGSRMPLTTSATGQLFASYQPDAVIQPLVTAEWQTDNEAIITEKWQNFSHLQAKIRNQGYATVTGDMLMGINAITIPVILPQLANSAVNLSAVSGKTASKGLPLEYAITIIGTTEQLPMSEQHNVVEQILAIAQRYQIA; encoded by the coding sequence ATGCCAAGTAAATTACTCATTGAGCAAAACATGCCAGCAGCTGAAAGCCCTTTAGACAATCCTGTGACAACCAATAAAAGTCAAAGTGGCGTCCAGTCACTGGAGATTGGCTTGTCGGTATTAGACGTTCTTATCGATCATAACGAGCCGATGATGCTAAAAGATATTGCGCAAGTGATGCAAATGCATCCAGCAAAGTGTCACCGCTATTTGGTCAGTCTTATTCGTAAAAACTATGCGCGTAAGCTTGATGATGGTCGCTACGGGCTAGGTGATAGGGTTAATACATTGGCAGCATTGGGGCACTCTGGATTTAGTCAAAACAATATTTTAGAGCGGCTGACGCACATCGCTAATGAAATCAAAGACACCCTGAATTGCGGTGTGCAGATTGCCAAATGGTTTAGCGAAGGTCCTATTATTATTCAGTCCGTTGAACCAGATAGCCCGATTAGTATTATCACTCGTATCGGTTCACGTATGCCGCTGACGACATCGGCGACGGGGCAATTATTTGCCAGTTATCAGCCAGATGCCGTCATTCAGCCATTGGTCACAGCTGAATGGCAGACAGACAATGAAGCAATAATCACAGAAAAATGGCAGAATTTCAGTCACTTGCAAGCCAAGATTCGTAACCAAGGCTATGCGACAGTGACGGGTGATATGCTCATGGGTATTAATGCCATTACGATTCCTGTCATATTGCCGCAGCTTGCTAATAGCGCTGTTAATCTATCTGCTGTTAGTGGCAAAACTGCTAGCAAAGGACTACCACTAGAATACGCCATCACTATCATTGGGACGACAGAGCAATTGCCCATGAGTGAGCAACACAACGTGGTTGAGCAAATTCTAGCAATCGCGCAGCGTTATCAAATTGCGTAA
- a CDS encoding acyl-CoA dehydrogenase family protein, translating to MSYTPLSNNKDALPSHAAQNIYDLALSAREEIETCRKIAPTVVKKLSELSLFRMGLPKSLGGWQGNPVETLKVYETLASAEASVAWIVWNNHLACTFGRFLDEPSMKEIYSDPSHVYANSARPEGIAKQTAEGYTVSGQWTLVSGCELADWFVLRCLVISEGSPTTLGPGANLKLFFIPKEDVEVIDTWHVGGLNGTGSHDIVIKDAFVQERYAVNFDSPVAIDNAYSRLPIGCINAAGCAAMALGVLKAATDELIQICLEKVTPGKSPDLRDRAAVQATIARSKTLLASRRAQLHNSVEVLWNEAQQQNAFTDIQLADVWAAACEAAREARAMVSEIYAVAGTVSLYKKHRIERAHRDIHAILQHGIVQPHWMEQAGMAYVGLIPNAAMFRI from the coding sequence ATGAGTTATACACCTTTATCAAATAACAAAGACGCTCTACCATCCCATGCCGCTCAAAATATTTATGATTTAGCCCTATCGGCTAGAGAAGAAATAGAAACCTGTAGAAAAATTGCACCGACAGTGGTCAAAAAACTGTCAGAGTTGTCGTTATTTAGGATGGGACTGCCAAAATCGTTGGGAGGATGGCAAGGCAATCCTGTGGAAACGTTAAAGGTTTATGAGACGCTAGCCAGTGCTGAAGCCTCAGTTGCTTGGATCGTTTGGAACAATCATTTGGCCTGCACATTTGGACGATTTTTAGACGAGCCTAGCATGAAGGAGATATACAGTGACCCCTCTCATGTCTATGCCAACTCAGCACGCCCTGAAGGGATTGCTAAACAAACCGCTGAAGGATATACGGTCTCAGGTCAATGGACATTAGTATCAGGTTGTGAATTGGCAGACTGGTTTGTGCTGCGCTGCTTGGTAATATCCGAAGGCTCGCCTACTACCCTTGGACCGGGTGCAAACTTAAAGCTGTTCTTTATTCCAAAAGAAGATGTGGAAGTGATTGATACTTGGCATGTTGGTGGACTAAATGGTACAGGCAGTCATGACATCGTCATCAAAGACGCGTTTGTGCAGGAACGTTATGCGGTCAATTTTGATAGCCCTGTCGCCATCGATAATGCGTATAGTCGCCTACCAATCGGCTGTATTAATGCCGCTGGCTGTGCAGCGATGGCACTGGGTGTCTTAAAAGCAGCGACAGATGAGTTAATCCAAATTTGCCTTGAGAAAGTAACACCCGGCAAAAGCCCAGATTTGCGTGATCGTGCAGCAGTACAAGCGACTATCGCTAGGAGCAAAACGCTCTTAGCCTCTAGGCGCGCACAACTACACAATAGTGTCGAGGTATTATGGAACGAAGCACAGCAACAGAATGCCTTTACCGATATACAGCTGGCTGATGTGTGGGCAGCAGCCTGTGAGGCAGCGAGAGAAGCCAGAGCCATGGTATCGGAGATTTATGCGGTCGCTGGTACGGTCTCGCTATATAAAAAACATAGAATAGAAAGAGCGCATCGAGACATTCATGCTATTTTACAACATGGTATCGTGCAACCACATTGGATGGAGCAAGCTGGCATGGCTTATGTCGGATTGATCCCAAATGCAGCCATGTTCAGAATATAG
- a CDS encoding VOC family protein — protein sequence MSFKIEKIHHVAYRCKDAKETVEWYQKYLNMDFILAFAEDHVPSTKAFDPYMHVFLDAGNGNVLAFFEVPNQPEMGFDPNTPNWVQHLAMKVKDRDALMAAKKHLEENGIDVVGVTNHGIFHSIYFFDPNGHRMELTYDDITSEEKVSMITEAMKYEMLEEWSLTKRAPAHTQFLHAEELAEAREVAPVGE from the coding sequence ATGAGCTTTAAAATTGAAAAAATCCATCATGTGGCTTATCGCTGCAAAGACGCTAAAGAAACCGTTGAATGGTATCAAAAATACCTAAACATGGATTTCATCCTTGCATTCGCTGAAGACCACGTGCCTTCGACCAAAGCCTTTGATCCTTATATGCATGTATTTTTAGATGCTGGTAATGGCAACGTATTGGCGTTTTTTGAAGTGCCCAATCAGCCTGAGATGGGTTTTGATCCGAATACCCCGAATTGGGTGCAACACTTAGCCATGAAAGTAAAAGACCGTGATGCCTTAATGGCAGCAAAAAAGCATTTAGAAGAAAATGGTATTGATGTGGTCGGCGTGACCAATCACGGTATCTTCCATTCTATCTATTTCTTTGATCCTAATGGCCATCGTATGGAACTCACCTACGATGATATTACCTCAGAAGAAAAAGTCTCGATGATTACTGAAGCCATGAAGTATGAGATGTTAGAAGAATGGTCACTTACCAAACGCGCACCAGCTCATACCCAGTTTTTACATGCAGAGGAACTGGCTGAAGCAAGAGAAGTCGCGCCTGTCGGTGAGTGA
- a CDS encoding YadA-like family protein: MNRIYKVIWNEALSCFTAVGEYAKGRGKSSKSSVSANATINTTSNLSSTQFFRLSTIAIGMLAAGFTMSPQAFAQVNVGGGTGSGTAISSCNTNSTEANAEGSYSVAIGCEADAGQNFNLVDRGNPSFTWTGGSQNNSGSTAIGTGTEAGDVATALGTQAKAIGRSSVAIGAAAYSNGNTSLALGRQSAATADFAQAIGNVSSATGQGSLAVGHSALASGKRGIAIGSTDFENAGTVADQANVGYRANGQTQAVGSDTIAFGSNAKATADNSLAFGVGSRSNAVNGIALGSNSIANRAGGASGFVPVGADSSVIQATDSVTLGAVSVGTGAAGGNRQIVNVAAGSSDSDAVNVSQLTGLSNTVANNKTKYYSVDSTAIGNANNDGATGYNAMALGGNAKATGSQTIAIGSSEFGQQTMASGEQSIAIGANVVSRGASSIAIGGDDLDFASKTNIDGSPLSPLNSGTVNDVFKSYVGKDLVETNQYDVNTEAGGAASIAIGAKSLSKGDLSTAVGVHSNTSGTASSAFGVGASASKDGSVSLGAGSTTATSASSEKTMTVGGVVYDIAGNVIDDKGMLREGAQVSVGVVGSERQIKNVAGGAVTAASTDAVNGSQLYATNEAVGNNTTTINKGFALKAADGNTVQKPLGQAVEVVGSNSNIDTRVKNGKIEVELNDNLNLGTTGSVSTGNLLNGTTVNGLGIVTGGVLTGVTTVSGTGVTVTGGSIFNPTNATLTSNGLTILNGPSITKSGVNAGNKKVVNVSNGTVSLNSKDAINGGQLFNTNQQVTTNTSNISTNTTNIGTNTDNIAKGINFNVNDASSGGTLKKTFALGEEIKFDTDSNLTTTGLSTGDGIKLGLANNLTGLDSASFNSGVSISSTGINAGDKVISGVASGGTTETNAANIGDLNSAITGVSTSGFALKAADGNTVQKPLGQAVEVVGSNSNIDTRVKNGKIEVELNDNLNLGTTGSVSTGNLLNGTTVNGLGIVTGGVLTGVTTVSGTGVTVTGGSIFNPTNATLTSNGLTILNGPSITKSGVNAGNKRVINVDDGVNAKDAVNFSQLETTNTNVTTNTTNIDTNTDNIAKGIKFNVNDASSGGTLKKTFALGEEIKFDTDSNLTTTGLSTGDGIALGLSPTLTGLTSADFGGVSISSTGINANDTQIKGVKSGGNTVTNAANIGDVQMAAAGARTKVVKGTNVASVDFSTDSDTGQDVYTVNANGTSVSTADANALTVSTSVKDPDTNITDYQVDLSEGSKASLVKADSAMQTVVTQINGAEVKTLDKDNNTANFITGENIVLTADNGGIKVATAADLVSTSLTTGTTVVNADGVTFTGGTNQTVRISNSGLDNGGNQITNVANGTIASDAVNFGQLQATTTTIDKGFDFDGDTGTTVNRQLGDKLTIKGGATVASDLSNGNNIGVVADGTSTLTVKLAKDLTGLNSANFGSGVSISANGLNNGGNKITNVAEATTGKDAVNFDQLSETNSLVAKGIKIGDGNSANDQQFALGDTINVTGDSNITTMASATGVQVKLNNQLNLGNEGSMQIGNSIMNSNGFTFTDNGPGRTVRLSSSGLDNGFNRITNVAAGIADTDAATVGQLNATTFALDQGWGLTAQGDVATMIKQGSAIDLNSTDGNIKVSRSADNNVSPDLRAAAPLAGANDISFDLNPDLNLDSVTTGDTIMNNNGLTITGGPSVTKAGINAADTKITNVVNGDVSEGSKDAINGGQLYAQGSGISSIIGGETVYNPVDGTFTNNNIGGTGQNSIDGAIASIKQGEVVINENIQANTTNIQTNTTNIATNKTNIDTNTTNIKVNKDKIDAGLNFGADSGATINKPVGDGSVLTFTGGNNITTTAAGSSIKFDLNGNINIDSVKTGNTTINNNGVSIVGGPSMTASGINAAGNKITDVADGMAPRDAVNMGQLDAVSQRLGNNMNELGYKIGEVEDDANAGISAAMAMSSLPQAYIAGKSLIGGGIGTYNGESAVAIGFSKLSNDGRWVMKVNGTADTQGNAGGSIGAGFHFD, encoded by the coding sequence ACAGTACTGAAGCGAATGCTGAAGGTAGCTATTCGGTTGCCATTGGCTGTGAAGCGGACGCTGGGCAAAACTTCAATCTGGTCGATAGAGGCAATCCGTCATTTACTTGGACGGGTGGTTCACAAAACAATTCTGGTAGTACCGCCATTGGCACTGGGACAGAAGCCGGTGACGTCGCTACTGCTCTAGGCACTCAAGCAAAAGCTATTGGTCGGTCATCTGTGGCAATTGGGGCGGCAGCGTATTCTAATGGAAATACCTCGTTAGCGCTTGGACGTCAATCGGCAGCGACTGCTGACTTTGCTCAGGCTATTGGCAATGTCTCCTCAGCAACGGGTCAAGGCTCTCTTGCTGTTGGTCATTCAGCACTTGCCTCAGGCAAACGTGGCATTGCGATTGGTTCAACTGATTTTGAAAATGCAGGTACAGTGGCTGATCAAGCAAATGTAGGTTATAGAGCGAATGGACAAACTCAAGCAGTTGGCAGTGATACGATTGCCTTTGGTAGTAATGCAAAAGCGACTGCTGATAACAGTCTTGCTTTTGGTGTCGGCTCTCGATCTAACGCAGTAAATGGCATCGCATTAGGTTCAAACTCTATTGCAAATCGTGCTGGTGGTGCCAGTGGTTTTGTGCCAGTAGGAGCAGATAGCTCAGTCATCCAAGCAACGGATAGCGTTACACTTGGCGCGGTCTCTGTAGGAACAGGAGCAGCGGGTGGCAACCGTCAGATTGTAAACGTCGCAGCAGGTAGCAGTGACAGTGATGCTGTCAATGTGTCTCAGCTAACAGGGCTGTCGAATACTGTCGCTAATAATAAAACCAAGTATTATAGCGTAGACTCAACCGCTATCGGTAATGCTAATAACGACGGAGCGACAGGTTATAACGCCATGGCGCTGGGCGGAAATGCAAAAGCCACAGGCAGCCAAACTATTGCGATTGGCAGCTCAGAATTTGGGCAACAGACGATGGCAAGTGGTGAGCAATCGATTGCTATCGGTGCTAATGTCGTGTCTAGAGGGGCATCGTCTATCGCAATAGGCGGTGATGATCTAGATTTTGCATCGAAAACTAATATCGATGGTAGTCCGTTGTCACCATTAAATAGTGGCACAGTTAACGATGTTTTCAAATCCTACGTAGGTAAAGATTTGGTAGAAACCAATCAGTACGATGTTAATACCGAAGCTGGAGGTGCTGCGTCGATAGCCATTGGTGCAAAATCGCTGTCTAAAGGTGATCTGTCTACAGCCGTTGGTGTTCATTCCAATACCTCGGGAACGGCTTCTTCAGCGTTCGGTGTTGGCGCATCAGCGAGCAAAGATGGTTCAGTTTCTTTAGGTGCAGGCTCTACAACAGCAACAAGTGCAAGCTCTGAAAAGACGATGACAGTTGGTGGCGTGGTATATGATATCGCCGGTAATGTCATTGATGATAAGGGTATGCTACGAGAGGGTGCGCAAGTATCCGTGGGCGTAGTAGGATCTGAACGTCAGATCAAAAACGTCGCTGGTGGAGCTGTCACTGCGGCTAGTACAGATGCAGTGAATGGTAGTCAATTATATGCGACCAATGAAGCGGTCGGAAATAATACCACAACTATTAACAAAGGCTTTGCATTAAAAGCTGCTGATGGTAATACAGTACAGAAACCATTGGGACAAGCCGTTGAGGTGGTTGGCTCTAACAGCAACATCGACACCCGAGTAAAAAATGGCAAAATCGAAGTTGAGCTCAATGACAACTTAAACCTAGGTACAACAGGCAGCGTTAGCACAGGCAACTTGCTAAACGGCACGACTGTTAATGGTCTAGGTATTGTCACTGGCGGCGTGCTCACTGGCGTCACTACCGTTAGTGGTACAGGTGTCACGGTAACGGGTGGAAGCATATTTAACCCTACCAATGCCACGTTAACCAGCAATGGTCTGACCATTTTAAATGGTCCAAGCATCACCAAAAGCGGGGTCAATGCGGGTAATAAGAAGGTCGTCAATGTTTCTAATGGTACGGTCAGTCTAAATAGCAAAGACGCCATCAATGGTGGTCAGTTATTTAATACCAACCAACAAGTCACGACCAATACTAGCAACATCTCAACCAATACTACCAATATTGGCACCAACACTGACAATATTGCTAAAGGCATCAATTTTAATGTGAATGATGCAAGCAGCGGGGGCACTCTTAAAAAAACCTTTGCCTTGGGTGAAGAAATTAAGTTTGATACGGATAGCAATTTAACCACTACCGGCTTATCAACGGGTGATGGAATCAAACTTGGCTTAGCCAACAACTTAACAGGTCTGGATAGCGCAAGCTTTAATAGCGGCGTTAGTATCTCATCTACTGGTATCAACGCAGGTGATAAAGTCATCTCAGGCGTGGCTAGCGGTGGCACAACGGAAACCAATGCGGCGAATATTGGTGATTTGAATAGTGCCATTACTGGTGTATCCACCTCAGGCTTTGCATTAAAAGCTGCTGATGGTAATACAGTACAGAAACCATTGGGACAAGCCGTTGAAGTGGTTGGCTCTAACAGCAACATCGATACCCGAGTAAAAAATGGCAAAATCGAAGTTGAGCTCAATGACAATTTGAACCTAGGTACAACAGGCAGCGTTAGCACAGGTAACTTATTAAACGGCACGACTGTCAATGGTTTAGGTATTGTCACGGGCGGCGTGCTTACTGGCGTCACTACCGTTAGTGGTACAGGTGTCACGGTAACGGGTGGCAGCATATTTAACCCTACCAATGCCACGTTAACCAGCAATGGTCTGACCATTTTAAATGGTCCAAGCATCACCAAAAGCGGGGTCAATGCGGGTAATAAGAGAGTTATTAACGTTGATGATGGGGTTAACGCAAAAGATGCGGTGAATTTTAGTCAGCTAGAAACGACTAATACTAATGTCACGACCAATACCACCAATATTGACACCAACACTGATAATATTGCTAAAGGCATCAAGTTTAACGTGAATGATGCAAGTAGCGGTGGTACCCTCAAAAAAACCTTCGCCTTGGGTGAAGAAATTAAGTTTGATACAGACAGCAATTTAACCACCACTGGCTTATCAACGGGCGATGGAATTGCTCTCGGTCTGTCTCCAACTTTAACGGGCCTCACTAGTGCAGATTTTGGTGGTGTTAGTATCTCATCTACTGGTATCAATGCCAACGACACCCAGATCAAGGGAGTAAAAAGCGGTGGTAATACAGTAACCAATGCAGCAAACATCGGTGATGTACAGATGGCAGCCGCAGGAGCGAGAACCAAAGTAGTTAAAGGTACGAATGTTGCCAGTGTTGACTTTTCAACCGATAGCGATACTGGACAGGATGTCTATACTGTCAATGCCAATGGCACCAGTGTTTCTACTGCAGATGCTAATGCACTAACAGTTAGCACTAGTGTCAAAGATCCTGATACCAATATCACCGACTATCAAGTTGATCTAAGCGAAGGTAGTAAGGCAAGCTTGGTAAAAGCTGATAGTGCGATGCAAACGGTAGTGACACAAATCAATGGTGCTGAAGTCAAAACTCTGGATAAAGACAATAATACAGCCAACTTTATTACTGGTGAGAATATTGTCTTGACCGCTGACAATGGTGGTATCAAAGTTGCTACTGCTGCCGATTTAGTCTCAACCAGCTTGACCACAGGAACTACAGTCGTCAACGCTGATGGTGTCACATTCACGGGTGGGACTAATCAAACGGTCAGAATCAGTAATAGTGGGCTAGACAATGGTGGCAATCAAATTACCAATGTCGCTAACGGTACAATAGCCAGCGATGCCGTAAACTTTGGTCAACTACAAGCCACGACTACGACCATCGATAAAGGTTTTGATTTCGATGGTGACACGGGTACTACCGTTAATCGTCAGCTTGGTGACAAGCTGACAATCAAAGGTGGCGCGACCGTGGCAAGTGACTTGTCAAATGGCAACAACATTGGCGTCGTTGCTGACGGTACCAGCACATTGACCGTGAAACTTGCGAAAGATTTAACTGGTCTTAACAGCGCAAACTTTGGTAGCGGTGTCAGCATCTCAGCCAATGGTCTGAACAATGGTGGCAATAAAATTACTAACGTTGCAGAAGCGACCACAGGTAAGGATGCGGTAAACTTCGACCAATTGTCAGAAACCAATAGTCTCGTGGCCAAAGGCATCAAAATCGGTGATGGCAATAGTGCCAACGACCAGCAGTTTGCTTTAGGTGATACCATCAACGTCACTGGTGATAGCAACATTACGACGATGGCCTCAGCAACGGGTGTTCAGGTGAAACTGAATAACCAGTTGAATTTAGGCAATGAGGGTAGCATGCAGATTGGTAATAGCATTATGAATAGTAATGGCTTTACCTTTACCGATAATGGTCCGGGTAGAACGGTTAGACTGAGCAGTAGTGGTCTTGACAATGGTTTTAACAGAATCACCAATGTAGCTGCTGGTATTGCAGATACAGATGCGGCGACTGTCGGACAGTTGAATGCCACGACGTTTGCCCTTGATCAAGGTTGGGGACTAACTGCTCAGGGTGATGTTGCCACTATGATCAAACAAGGCAGCGCCATCGATTTGAACAGTACAGATGGTAATATTAAAGTGTCTAGATCAGCGGACAATAATGTTAGCCCTGACCTACGTGCTGCTGCACCATTGGCAGGCGCCAATGACATTAGCTTCGATTTAAATCCAGACCTGAATTTAGATAGCGTAACGACGGGTGATACCATTATGAATAATAATGGACTGACTATTACAGGTGGACCTAGTGTCACCAAAGCGGGTATCAATGCTGCTGACACTAAGATTACAAACGTTGTGAACGGCGATGTCTCTGAAGGTAGCAAAGATGCCATCAATGGTGGTCAGCTCTATGCACAAGGTAGTGGCATTAGTAGTATCATTGGCGGTGAGACAGTCTACAATCCTGTAGATGGTACCTTTACCAATAATAATATTGGTGGTACTGGTCAAAATAGTATCGACGGTGCGATTGCTTCTATTAAGCAAGGAGAAGTCGTTATCAATGAAAACATCCAAGCCAACACTACCAATATCCAAACCAATACCACGAATATTGCCACGAATAAAACAAACATCGACACCAATACGACCAATATCAAAGTGAACAAGGATAAAATAGATGCGGGTCTCAATTTTGGTGCTGATAGCGGTGCTACCATCAACAAACCAGTAGGCGATGGCAGTGTCCTCACCTTCACAGGTGGTAATAACATCACAACAACAGCAGCAGGCAGTAGTATTAAGTTTGATCTAAACGGTAATATTAATATCGATAGCGTCAAAACTGGCAATACGACAATCAATAATAATGGTGTCAGCATTGTCGGTGGTCCTAGTATGACTGCAAGCGGTATCAACGCCGCTGGCAACAAGATCACTGATGTGGCTGATGGCATGGCACCCAGAGACGCTGTGAATATGGGTCAATTGGATGCTGTTAGTCAAAGACTTGGCAACAACATGAATGAGCTAGGTTATAAAATTGGTGAAGTCGAAGACGATGCAAATGCTGGTATTTCAGCCGCCATGGCAATGTCTTCACTACCGCAAGCTTACATCGCTGGTAAATCCTTAATCGGTGGCGGTATAGGAACGTACAATGGGGAAAGTGCAGTTGCTATTGGCTTCTCGAAGTTATCCAATGATGGTCGTTGGGTCATGAAGGTAAACGGCACCGCTGATACCCAAGGTAATGCTGGCGGCTCGATTGGTGCAGGCTTCCATTTTGATTAA
- the maiA gene encoding maleylacetoacetate isomerase: MTLYGYFRSSTSYRTRIAMNLKGLDYDYISVNLAKDEQLADAFKSLNPQGLVPVLQTDDLLLYQSPAILEWLEEVHPKNPLLPKDAAGRMQVRAISAMIGCDIHPINNRRILQYLRNELAVDEEKVMAWCNRWMSEGFAALEKILAKDKSRGKFCYGDSPTFADCYLIPQVSSARRFNVDLSAYPNIVEIDTHCRMLKAFANAEPSMQPDAPKSQ; this comes from the coding sequence ATGACACTTTATGGCTACTTTCGCAGCAGCACCTCATATCGTACTCGTATCGCGATGAATCTCAAAGGCTTAGATTATGACTATATTTCGGTCAATTTAGCAAAAGATGAGCAGTTAGCAGATGCCTTTAAATCACTCAATCCACAAGGATTGGTGCCTGTTTTACAGACCGATGATTTATTACTATATCAAAGCCCAGCCATTTTAGAATGGTTAGAAGAGGTTCATCCTAAAAACCCGCTATTGCCTAAAGACGCGGCTGGACGTATGCAAGTACGAGCCATTAGCGCTATGATTGGTTGTGATATTCATCCTATTAATAACCGCCGTATCTTACAATACCTACGCAATGAGCTGGCAGTAGACGAAGAAAAAGTCATGGCGTGGTGCAACCGTTGGATGAGTGAGGGCTTTGCGGCGTTAGAGAAAATACTAGCAAAAGACAAAAGCCGTGGAAAATTTTGCTACGGTGACAGCCCTACTTTTGCAGATTGCTATTTGATTCCTCAGGTCTCTTCGGCGCGACGTTTTAACGTGGATTTAAGTGCTTATCCCAATATCGTCGAAATTGACACGCATTGCCGTATGCTCAAGGCCTTTGCCAACGCTGAGCCTAGCATGCAGCCTGATGCGCCCAAGTCTCAATAA